A genomic window from Dechloromonas sp. A34 includes:
- a CDS encoding sigma-54-dependent transcriptional regulator: MGHVLIVEDNLDSAEMMAALVATEGFTVAVANRLRDARQQLALHPPDVVLLDLKLPDGSGIELFDDPTLLENSEVVLITGHASLETSIQAFRLGAADYLIKPVTMKQLQGILSRVIRPAVLKVELATLSEEWERSGRFGHLWGRSPAMHRVYEQISRVAATAVTVFITGESGTGKEMVAHTVHDLSRRRNEPFLAVNCGAISPNLIESEIFGHEKGSFTGADRQHLGFFERAHGGTLFLDEVTEMPLELQVKLLRVLETGTLMRVGSTHSQEIDVRVIAATNRPPDEAVAAGRLREDLLYRLNVFPIELPPLRERADDIALLAAQFLADICQHEGQIKRLSPAALARLAAYRWPGNVRELRNVVQRAYLMAADEIITDQWLPCDAPDAARPATPGDGRSITLPLGTTLAEAEYQLILATLQHFNNHKERTAAVLGVSLKTLYNRLKEYAAANAGSAGAAGDEPPAQALPDARLAVVRPDGDQESGLIAR; the protein is encoded by the coding sequence ATGGGTCATGTGTTGATCGTCGAAGACAATCTCGACTCGGCGGAGATGATGGCTGCGCTGGTCGCCACTGAAGGATTCACCGTGGCGGTCGCCAATAGGCTGCGCGATGCCCGGCAGCAGCTGGCCTTGCACCCGCCCGACGTAGTCTTGCTCGATCTGAAGCTGCCGGACGGCAGTGGCATCGAATTGTTCGACGATCCGACCCTGCTCGAAAACTCCGAAGTGGTGTTGATCACCGGCCATGCCAGCCTGGAAACATCGATTCAGGCCTTCCGCCTGGGCGCCGCCGATTACCTGATCAAACCGGTGACGATGAAGCAGCTGCAGGGCATCCTGTCGCGCGTCATACGGCCGGCGGTGCTCAAAGTCGAGTTGGCCACGTTGAGTGAGGAATGGGAACGCAGCGGCCGTTTCGGGCACCTCTGGGGACGGTCGCCGGCGATGCACCGCGTCTATGAGCAGATCTCGCGTGTCGCGGCGACTGCGGTCACGGTTTTCATCACCGGCGAGAGCGGCACCGGCAAGGAAATGGTGGCGCATACCGTGCACGACCTGAGCCGCCGCCGCAACGAGCCGTTTCTGGCAGTGAACTGCGGCGCCATTTCGCCCAACCTGATCGAGAGCGAGATTTTCGGCCATGAGAAAGGCAGCTTCACCGGCGCCGACCGCCAGCACCTCGGCTTCTTCGAGCGGGCCCACGGTGGCACGCTGTTTCTTGACGAAGTCACGGAAATGCCGCTCGAACTGCAGGTCAAGCTGTTGCGCGTACTCGAGACGGGAACGCTGATGCGGGTCGGCTCGACGCACAGCCAGGAAATCGACGTCCGCGTCATCGCCGCCACCAACCGGCCGCCTGACGAGGCGGTGGCGGCCGGACGGTTACGCGAGGATCTGCTTTACCGGCTCAACGTCTTTCCGATCGAACTGCCACCGCTGCGCGAGCGGGCCGACGACATCGCGCTGCTCGCCGCGCAGTTCCTGGCTGACATCTGCCAGCATGAAGGCCAGATCAAGCGCCTTTCCCCCGCGGCGCTCGCTCGTCTGGCGGCTTATCGCTGGCCGGGCAACGTCCGCGAACTGCGCAACGTCGTGCAGCGCGCCTACCTGATGGCCGCCGACGAGATCATCACCGACCAATGGCTGCCCTGCGATGCGCCGGATGCCGCGCGCCCCGCCACGCCCGGCGACGGCCGTTCGATCACCCTCCCCCTCGGCACGACCCTGGCCGAAGCCGAGTATCAGTTGATACTGGCCACCCTGCAGCACTTCAACAACCACAAGGAACGCACCGCCGCCGTGCTCGGGGTCAGCCTGAAAACCCTCTACAACCGGCTCAAGGAATACGCCGCCGCCAATGCCGGCAGCGCCGGGGCGGCCGGAGACGAGCCGCCTGCCCAGGCGTTGCCCGATGCTCGGCTGGCGGTTGTCCGGCCCGATGGCGACCAGGAATCAGGTCTGATCGCCCGGTAG